From a single Podarcis raffonei isolate rPodRaf1 chromosome 10, rPodRaf1.pri, whole genome shotgun sequence genomic region:
- the LOC128421668 gene encoding solute carrier family 2, facilitated glucose transporter member 11-like, which translates to MASLCSNLVLYRKMFLMAIVLGLGGTFHFGFQVSMINFTSPFVKKFINDTWLERYNAPINDQTLMPLWSFTVSIFSIGGLTGACLSGYLSAKCGKKNCMIFNSFFMLAAAVIMGTSRIAKSFEMILLGRLLYGFNAGFGVCIQGQYLAEISPKDLRGLTNVTIAVLANLGRFLGQLMGLGELLGTESLWPLLLASSGVLALLLLITVPFFPESPSYLLIQKGDMEGCLKSLKQLWGEGDHRAEVNDLLKEQAATKEAKIMSVLELFRDHSMRCQVYLLIIVAGTLPVSGVSAIYFYSFDVFRTAGFSEELSPYVTLGIGACELCSTIVCCFIIERAGRRTLMLWGYGLMIVALALLTTALSLQDRTFWIPYCNVALIFLYIILYGVGPSGTTFPVIAELFTQSSRPAALVIGTTLHWVELYLIGMLFPYLVSHLGNFCFLVFMGIMTISWVLLFRFLPETEGRSLTDIQMEFNHLKMGKNPPEDLENCTKL; encoded by the coding sequence ATGGCCAGCCTTTGCTCAAACCTGGTTTTGTATCGAAAAATGTTTCTGATGGCCATCGTCCTGGGCTTGGGCGGAACCTTCCATTTCGGATTCCAAGTCTCTATGATCAATTTTACTTCACCGTTCGTCAAGAAGTTCATCAACGATACCTGGCTGGAGAGATACAATGCTCCCATTAATGACCAGACCCTCATGCCCCTATGGTCATTCACTGTGTCTATCTTCAGCATTGGAGGACTGACGGGAGCCTGCCTCTCAGGGTATCTGTCTGCAAAATGTGGAAAAAAGAACTGCATGATATTTAACAGCTTCTTCATGTTAGCAGCTGCAGTGATCATGGGAACCAGCCGAATAGCAAAGTCCTTCGAAATGATTCTCCTTGGACGACTCCTGTATGGTTTTAATGCAGGTTTCGGCGTCTGTATCCAAGGTCAGTACCTAGCAGAAATTTCTCCTAAGGACCTCCGCGGCTTGACCAATGTCACTATTGCAGTTCTAGCAAACCTGGGGAGATTTCTTGGCCAATTGATGGGACTGGGTGAACTTTTAGGAACAGAGTCCCTGTGGCCTCTCCTGTTGGCCAGCAGCGGAGTCCTAGCACTGCTGTTGCTCATCACAGTCCCGTTCTTCCCTGAATCTCCGTCGTATCTTTTAATCCAGAAGGGAGATATGGAAGGCTGCTTGAAATCTCTGAAGCAGCTCTGGGGTGAAGGGGACCACAGAGCAGAGGTGAATGATCTGTTGAAGGAGCAGGCAGCCACAAAAGAAGCAAAAATTATGAGCGTGCTGGAGCTCTTCAGAGATCACTCCATGCGATGCCAGGTATACCTGTTGATCATAGTGGCAGGtacgctgccagtcagtggagtcAGTGCCATCTACTTCTACTCTTTTGATGTGTTCCGTACAGCCGGGTTTAGTGAAGAACTCAGCCCCTACGTCACTCTAGGGATCGGGGCCTGTGAGCTCTGCTCAACCATTGTGTGCTGCTTCATCATTGAGCGTGCGGGCAGACGGACACTGATGCTGTGGGGATATGGTCTCATGATAGTGGCCTTGGCACTCCTCACAACTGCTCTCTCCCTGCAAGACAGAACCTTCTGGATACCATATTGCAATGTTGCTCTCATCTTCCTCTACATCATTCTCTATGGCGTGGGGCCTTCAGGTACAACGTTCCCCGTCATAGCAGAACTCTTCACACAGTCATCCAGACCAGCTGCATTGGTCATTGGCACAACACTACACTGGGTGGAATTGTACTTGATCGGGATGCTGTTCCCTTATTTAGTGAGTCATCTGGGCAACTTCTGCTTTCTTGTCTTCATGGGCATAATGACAATCTCATGGGTTCTCCTCTTCCGGTTCCTTCCAGAGACAGAAGGCAGGTCGCTCACGGACATCCAGATGGAATTCAATCATTTAAAAATGGGAAAGAATCCGCCTGAAGATCTTGAAAACTGCACAAAACTCTAG